In Carassius carassius chromosome 7, fCarCar2.1, whole genome shotgun sequence, one genomic interval encodes:
- the LOC132143401 gene encoding ephrin-B2a-like isoform X1: MDTTMWSYILGLFMVACRVKLARSTVLESIYWNTSNTKFVPGRGVVLYPQIGDKMDIVCPRFKPGSTEQTNIEYFRVYHVPKEQLETCRVTKGDMLLLNCDKPDQDVKFTFKFQEFSPNLWGLEFYKEKDYHIISTSNSTFEGLDNHEGGVCKTKSMKLVLRVGQSPTDSFSAKNYPTRNPPKYPDSKEQNTFSKENDAVNRVDPMQNGESGGNSGESVGSAGSEVALFAGVASGAVIFIIIIIALVALLHRRHQKHSAQCSAQLPLNTLPKRGSAATGGSNNNGSEPSDIIFPLHTSGSMYCPHYEKVSGDYGHPVYIVQEMPPQNPANIYYKV, translated from the exons ATGGATACAACTATGTGGAGTTATATATTAGGTCTTTTCATGGTTGCTTGTCGAGTAAAACTAGCTCGATCAACAGTTTTAGAATCAATATACTGGAATACTTCGAACACCAA GTTTGTCCCAGGAAGGGGTGTAGTACTATACCCTCAGATCGGAGACAAAATGGACATTGTGTGTCCAAGATTCAAGCCAGGCTCGACTGAGCAGACGAACATTGAATACTTCCGGGTCTATCATGTTCCCAAAGAACAACTTGAGACCTGTCGAGTCACTAAAGGTGACATGTTACTGCTCAACTGTGACAAGCCAGACCAGGACGTGAAGTTCACCTTCAAGTTTCAAGAGTTCAGCCCCAACCTGTGGGGCCTGGAGTTCTACAAAGAAAAGGACTATCACATTATCT CCACATCGAACAGCACTTTTGAAGGTTTGGACAACCACGAAGGTGGTGTTTGTAAGACCAAATCTATGAAGCTGGTTCTGCGAGTTGGACAGA GTCCTACAGATTCATTCTCAGCTAAAAACTATCCAACTAGAAATCCTCCAAAATACCCTGACAGTAAGGAACAAAACACCTTCAGCAAAGAAAACGATGCTGTCAACAGAGTTG ACCCCATGCAGAATGGTGAGTCCGGGGGCAATAGCGGAGAGTCTGTAGGATCCGCTGGATCAGAAGTAGCCCTGTTTGCTGGTGTTGCATCTGGTGcggtcatcttcatcatcatcatcatcgctcTGGTAGCACTGCTGCATCGGCGTCATCAGAAACACTCTGCGCAGTGCTCCGCCCAGCTGCCCTTAAACACGCTGCCCAAACGCGGAAGTGCTGCCACTGGAGGCAGCAACAATAACGGCTCCGAGCCGAGTGACATCATCTTTCCGCTGCATACTTCAGGAAGCATGTACTGCCCGCACTACgagaaggtcagcggtgactacgGCCACCCTGTCTATATCGTCCAAGAAATGCCACCACAAAATCCTGCAAACATTTACTACAAAGTTTGA
- the LOC132143401 gene encoding ephrin-B2a-like isoform X2 produces the protein MDIVCPRFKPGSTEQTNIEYFRVYHVPKEQLETCRVTKGDMLLLNCDKPDQDVKFTFKFQEFSPNLWGLEFYKEKDYHIISTSNSTFEGLDNHEGGVCKTKSMKLVLRVGQSPTDSFSAKNYPTRNPPKYPDSKEQNTFSKENDAVNRVDPMQNGESGGNSGESVGSAGSEVALFAGVASGAVIFIIIIIALVALLHRRHQKHSAQCSAQLPLNTLPKRGSAATGGSNNNGSEPSDIIFPLHTSGSMYCPHYEKVSGDYGHPVYIVQEMPPQNPANIYYKV, from the exons ATGGACATTGTGTGTCCAAGATTCAAGCCAGGCTCGACTGAGCAGACGAACATTGAATACTTCCGGGTCTATCATGTTCCCAAAGAACAACTTGAGACCTGTCGAGTCACTAAAGGTGACATGTTACTGCTCAACTGTGACAAGCCAGACCAGGACGTGAAGTTCACCTTCAAGTTTCAAGAGTTCAGCCCCAACCTGTGGGGCCTGGAGTTCTACAAAGAAAAGGACTATCACATTATCT CCACATCGAACAGCACTTTTGAAGGTTTGGACAACCACGAAGGTGGTGTTTGTAAGACCAAATCTATGAAGCTGGTTCTGCGAGTTGGACAGA GTCCTACAGATTCATTCTCAGCTAAAAACTATCCAACTAGAAATCCTCCAAAATACCCTGACAGTAAGGAACAAAACACCTTCAGCAAAGAAAACGATGCTGTCAACAGAGTTG ACCCCATGCAGAATGGTGAGTCCGGGGGCAATAGCGGAGAGTCTGTAGGATCCGCTGGATCAGAAGTAGCCCTGTTTGCTGGTGTTGCATCTGGTGcggtcatcttcatcatcatcatcatcgctcTGGTAGCACTGCTGCATCGGCGTCATCAGAAACACTCTGCGCAGTGCTCCGCCCAGCTGCCCTTAAACACGCTGCCCAAACGCGGAAGTGCTGCCACTGGAGGCAGCAACAATAACGGCTCCGAGCCGAGTGACATCATCTTTCCGCTGCATACTTCAGGAAGCATGTACTGCCCGCACTACgagaaggtcagcggtgactacgGCCACCCTGTCTATATCGTCCAAGAAATGCCACCACAAAATCCTGCAAACATTTACTACAAAGTTTGA